Proteins encoded within one genomic window of Halomonas sp. YLGW01:
- a CDS encoding cysteine desulfurase, with amino-acid sequence MTDFSDLMLDVAKVRSDFPILDREVHGKPLVYLDNAATCQTPRQVIEVFDDYYRRYNANIHRGLHTLSDEATAAFERSRDKVRAFINAREIREVIFTRGTTEAINLVANAWGRANLKAGDEVLISQLEHHSNIVPWQLLAGEIGFTIKVIPVDERGVLDQAAYRDLFTERTRLVAVNHVSNAFGTVNPVAEMARVAHEHDALILVDGAQAAPHEQIDVVAMDADFYAFSGHKVYGPTGVGVLYGKAALLEAMPPWQGGGEMIKTVSFEAGSTFADIPHKFEAGTPAIAEVIALGAALDWVSGIGLPLIRAWEQRLTEHATQELSRIDGLRLLGTAPGKAAVVSFVVDGAHSQDIGLLIDQLGVAIRTGHHCAQPLLAHFGVDATCRASFAAYNTPEEIDIFVESLERVIGMVR; translated from the coding sequence ATGACCGACTTCAGTGACCTGATGCTGGACGTGGCCAAGGTCCGCAGCGACTTCCCGATCCTCGATCGGGAGGTCCACGGCAAGCCGCTGGTGTATCTCGACAACGCCGCCACCTGCCAGACGCCGCGGCAGGTGATTGAGGTCTTCGACGACTACTATCGTCGTTATAACGCCAATATCCATCGCGGCCTGCATACCCTGTCCGATGAAGCCACCGCGGCCTTCGAGCGCAGTCGGGACAAGGTGCGAGCCTTCATCAATGCGCGCGAGATCCGCGAGGTGATCTTCACCCGGGGTACCACCGAGGCCATCAACCTGGTGGCCAATGCCTGGGGACGTGCCAATCTCAAGGCCGGCGACGAGGTGCTGATCTCGCAGCTCGAGCATCACTCCAACATCGTGCCCTGGCAGCTGCTGGCCGGCGAGATCGGCTTCACCATCAAGGTGATCCCGGTCGACGAGCGCGGTGTGCTGGATCAGGCCGCCTACCGTGATCTCTTCACCGAGCGCACGCGTCTGGTGGCGGTGAACCACGTCTCCAATGCCTTCGGTACCGTCAACCCGGTCGCCGAGATGGCGCGGGTGGCTCACGAGCATGATGCCTTGATTCTGGTCGACGGCGCCCAGGCCGCGCCCCACGAGCAGATCGACGTGGTGGCCATGGACGCCGACTTCTACGCCTTCTCCGGCCACAAGGTCTACGGGCCCACCGGCGTCGGCGTGCTCTATGGCAAGGCGGCGTTGCTCGAGGCCATGCCGCCCTGGCAAGGTGGGGGCGAGATGATCAAGACGGTCTCCTTCGAGGCCGGCAGCACCTTCGCCGATATCCCCCACAAGTTCGAGGCCGGCACCCCGGCGATCGCCGAGGTGATCGCGCTGGGCGCGGCGCTGGACTGGGTGTCCGGCATCGGCCTGCCGCTGATCCGCGCCTGGGAGCAGCGCCTCACCGAGCATGCCACTCAGGAGCTTTCGCGCATCGACGGCTTGCGGCTCCTGGGTACCGCCCCGGGCAAGGCCGCCGTGGTGTCCTTCGTGGTCGATGGAGCCCACAGTCAGGACATCGGCCTGCTGATCGATCAGCTCGGCGTGGCGATTCGCACCGGCCATCACTGTGCGCAGCCGCTGCTCGCCCACTTCGGCGTCGATGCCACCTGCCGCGCCTCCTTCGCCGCCTACAACACCCCCGAGGAGATCGACATCTTCGTCGAGTCCCTGGAGCGGGTGATCGGCATGGTGCGTTAA
- a CDS encoding DUF3549 family protein — MQPILTLHDFFMRSGARVRLYHLGRRLAPCSLDDLAAFEAQRQPWAVPWQGQARLACVFTLGDVEEPLIWFLSLPLDEQGHLVAAPRDAFIERLLETLGHSVATLGEEHRVDNLMKDNPLAFTPPLPLQAMLHARANRDLDRPASEHLELAEDYLTGAQDDHPANQWQALGLQGLADFAIRHDTDQAHALAKRLPTLPNEVLHSLCYCLEHVTLAPALIQALRARGEQAAGEGDIETFCACVRAVSASQKESVATWYGELLDDPAACGPDLLAAMAARGWEHLEDAQRLPRYLERLAEQPSVDFTAVVRDLALIPRLRLPLLMQLRDAPADSPVGQRLAHLHR, encoded by the coding sequence ATGCAGCCAATTTTGACGCTTCACGACTTCTTCATGCGCAGCGGTGCTCGGGTGCGGCTCTATCACCTGGGCCGACGCCTGGCGCCCTGCTCGCTCGACGACCTGGCGGCCTTCGAGGCTCAGCGCCAGCCCTGGGCAGTGCCCTGGCAGGGGCAGGCGCGGCTGGCCTGCGTCTTCACCCTGGGCGATGTCGAGGAGCCGCTGATCTGGTTCCTGTCGCTGCCGCTGGACGAGCAGGGACACCTGGTGGCCGCCCCCCGGGATGCCTTCATCGAGCGCCTGCTCGAGACCCTGGGTCACAGCGTCGCGACGCTGGGCGAGGAGCACCGGGTCGACAACCTGATGAAGGACAACCCGCTGGCCTTCACGCCGCCCCTGCCGCTGCAGGCCATGCTGCATGCCCGCGCCAACCGGGATCTGGATCGTCCGGCCAGCGAGCACCTGGAGCTCGCCGAGGACTACCTGACCGGCGCCCAGGACGATCACCCGGCCAATCAGTGGCAGGCGCTGGGCCTGCAGGGCCTGGCGGACTTCGCGATTCGTCATGACACCGATCAGGCCCACGCCCTGGCCAAGCGGCTGCCCACGCTGCCCAACGAGGTGCTGCACTCGCTGTGCTACTGCCTCGAGCATGTGACCCTGGCACCGGCGCTGATTCAGGCCCTTCGGGCGCGCGGCGAACAGGCCGCCGGCGAGGGCGACATCGAAACCTTCTGCGCCTGCGTGAGGGCAGTGAGCGCAAGCCAGAAAGAGAGCGTCGCCACCTGGTACGGCGAGCTACTGGACGACCCAGCCGCCTGTGGTCCGGACCTGCTGGCCGCCATGGCCGCCCGCGGCTGGGAACACCTGGAAGACGCCCAGCGCCTGCCGCGCTATCTCGAGCGCCTGGCCGAGCAACCGTCGGTGGACTTCACCGCGGTGGTGCGCGACCTGGCGCTGATTCCGCGCCTGCGCCTGCCTCTGCTGATGCAGCTGCGCGATGCGCCGGCCGACTCCCCGGTCGGACAACGGCTCGCCCACCTCCACCGCTGA
- a CDS encoding amino acid ABC transporter substrate-binding protein, whose amino-acid sequence MLRSVTLSLLGAAALATTGLTQADEPLKVGMSGGYFPFTFVEQDVLQGFEVDVLEAVADEMGVEVKFVTANFSGLFGMLESGRIDTIANQITITEEREAKYRFTEPYVYDGAQVVVKRGNDSIQGVEDLRGKSVAVNLGSNYESLINELPYADEIDIRTYESNIEQDTALGRVDAFVMDRVSASQVIKEKPLPLQLAGQPFSQIRNALPFREDDAELRDRVDTALAALREDGTLSAISNRWFGNDITRP is encoded by the coding sequence ATGCTGCGTTCCGTCACTCTGTCCCTGTTGGGCGCCGCCGCGTTGGCCACCACGGGCCTGACTCAGGCCGATGAGCCGCTCAAGGTCGGCATGTCCGGCGGCTACTTCCCCTTCACCTTCGTCGAGCAGGATGTGCTCCAGGGCTTCGAGGTGGATGTGCTGGAAGCCGTCGCCGACGAGATGGGGGTCGAGGTCAAGTTCGTCACCGCCAACTTCTCGGGCCTGTTCGGCATGCTCGAGTCCGGCCGCATCGACACCATCGCCAATCAGATCACCATCACCGAGGAGCGCGAGGCGAAGTATCGCTTCACCGAGCCCTATGTCTATGACGGCGCTCAGGTGGTGGTCAAGCGTGGCAACGACAGCATCCAGGGCGTCGAGGACCTGCGCGGCAAGTCGGTCGCGGTCAACCTGGGCTCCAATTACGAATCGCTGATCAATGAGCTGCCCTACGCCGACGAGATCGATATTCGCACCTACGAGAGCAATATCGAGCAGGACACCGCGCTTGGCCGGGTCGATGCCTTCGTCATGGATCGGGTCAGTGCCAGCCAGGTCATCAAGGAGAAGCCGCTGCCGCTTCAGCTGGCCGGTCAGCCCTTCTCCCAGATCCGTAATGCCCTGCCGTTCCGCGAGGACGACGCCGAACTGCGCGACCGCGTCGACACGGCGCTGGCGGCGTTGCGTGAAGACGGCACCCTGAGCGCGATCTCCAATCGCTGGTTCGGCAACGACATCACCCGCCCGTAA
- the brnQ gene encoding branched-chain amino acid transport system II carrier protein has product MTTRLSGFEVLALGFMTFALFLGAGNIIFPPQVGQGAGMAFWPAALGFLATGVGLPLLGIVAVAMVGGGLDRLTSPLPKAAAMLFGLGIYLSIGPLFALPRTGTVAFEMGMRPFIELTEGTGLALHSVLFFGLATLLALSPGRLVDVIGKWITPLLIFLLMVIAAATLLFPQGPLGPVSEAWVEAPFAQGFENGYLTMDTLASLVFGILIVSAIRERGIEDRAALMRYTLLTGVIAATCLAAVYLPLAYMGATSHEVAAGADNGALIPTYVQALFGPTGPVLLAVIITLACLTTAVGLLTACGEYFHRLFPRLPYRWMVIIMGAFSALVANQGLDSLIRVSVPVLVALYPPAIALIALSMLRRRLADAPRVFSCTLGLTFAASLLDGLAASGVEALVAPASALQALLPLGATSFGWLLPAAAGLLLGLAISRRSEASLDPALAD; this is encoded by the coding sequence GTGACAACGCGTCTTTCCGGTTTCGAGGTGCTCGCGCTGGGCTTCATGACCTTTGCCCTCTTCCTCGGGGCCGGCAACATCATCTTCCCGCCGCAGGTCGGCCAGGGCGCCGGCATGGCCTTCTGGCCCGCCGCTCTGGGCTTTCTGGCCACCGGTGTCGGCCTGCCACTGCTGGGTATCGTGGCCGTGGCCATGGTCGGCGGCGGCCTGGACCGGCTGACCTCCCCCCTGCCCAAGGCCGCCGCCATGCTCTTCGGCCTGGGGATCTATCTGTCGATCGGCCCGCTGTTCGCCCTGCCCCGCACCGGCACCGTGGCCTTCGAGATGGGCATGCGCCCCTTCATCGAGCTGACCGAGGGCACCGGCCTGGCCCTTCACTCGGTGCTGTTCTTCGGCCTCGCCACCCTGCTGGCACTGAGCCCCGGCCGCCTGGTCGACGTGATCGGCAAGTGGATCACACCCCTGCTGATCTTCCTGCTGATGGTCATCGCCGCCGCCACCCTGCTCTTTCCCCAAGGGCCGCTGGGCCCGGTCAGCGAGGCCTGGGTCGAGGCGCCCTTCGCCCAGGGCTTCGAGAACGGTTACCTGACCATGGATACCCTGGCCTCGCTGGTCTTCGGCATCCTGATCGTCAGTGCCATCCGCGAGCGCGGCATCGAGGATCGTGCTGCCTTGATGCGCTATACCCTGTTGACCGGAGTGATCGCCGCCACCTGCCTGGCCGCGGTCTACCTGCCGCTGGCCTACATGGGCGCCACCAGCCATGAGGTGGCCGCCGGGGCCGATAACGGCGCACTGATTCCGACCTATGTGCAGGCGCTGTTCGGCCCGACCGGCCCGGTGCTGCTGGCGGTGATCATTACCCTGGCCTGCCTGACCACGGCGGTAGGACTCCTGACGGCCTGCGGCGAGTACTTCCATCGCCTCTTCCCGCGCCTGCCCTACCGGTGGATGGTCATCATCATGGGCGCCTTCTCGGCGCTGGTGGCCAACCAGGGCCTGGACAGCCTGATCCGCGTGTCGGTGCCGGTACTGGTGGCGCTCTATCCGCCGGCCATCGCCCTGATCGCCCTGTCGATGCTGCGCCGCCGCCTGGCCGATGCGCCGCGAGTCTTCTCCTGCACCCTGGGCCTGACCTTCGCCGCCAGCCTGCTGGACGGCCTGGCCGCAAGCGGGGTCGAGGCCCTGGTCGCTCCGGCGAGTGCCCTGCAGGCCCTGCTGCCGCTGGGCGCGACCAGCTTCGGCTGGCTACTGCCCGCCGCCGCTGGCCTGCTGCTGGGCCTGGCGATCAGCCGGCGCAGCGAGGCCTCGCTGGACCCGGCTCTCGCCGACTGA
- the sufT gene encoding putative Fe-S cluster assembly protein SufT, producing MSAMEQIEGLYKGQEMPLQRDVEVISIPFGKTVTLTEDSLVSVMQAKGSSVSVAFEGRLFLIEGANLDALGLEALPRPTLPEGASEEQIEQFVWDQLRTCFDPEIPVDIVELGLVYGCRVERLLTGERIVTIRMTLTAPGCGMGDVIAADARNKILGAPQISKVHVEIVFDPPWSREMMSEEARLELGMF from the coding sequence ATGTCGGCCATGGAACAAATCGAAGGGCTCTACAAGGGCCAGGAAATGCCGCTGCAGCGGGACGTGGAGGTCATCTCCATTCCCTTCGGCAAGACGGTGACCCTCACCGAGGACAGCCTCGTCTCGGTGATGCAGGCCAAGGGCAGCAGCGTCAGCGTGGCCTTCGAGGGCCGCCTGTTCCTGATCGAGGGCGCCAACCTGGACGCCTTGGGGCTCGAGGCGCTGCCGCGCCCGACGCTGCCCGAGGGCGCCAGCGAGGAGCAGATCGAACAGTTCGTCTGGGATCAGTTGCGCACCTGCTTCGACCCGGAGATTCCGGTAGACATCGTCGAGCTGGGTCTGGTCTACGGCTGTCGCGTCGAGCGCCTGCTGACCGGCGAGCGTATCGTGACCATTCGCATGACGCTTACCGCGCCGGGCTGCGGCATGGGCGACGTGATCGCCGCCGATGCCCGCAACAAGATCCTGGGTGCCCCGCAGATCAGCAAGGTGCATGTCGAGATCGTCTTCGACCCGCCCTGGAGTCGCGAGATGATGAGCGAGGAGGCCCGGCTCGAGCTGGGCATGTTCTGA
- a CDS encoding amino acid ABC transporter permease, with amino-acid sequence MSVLDFDYMLGLLPVLLRYLPLTLEMAAAGMALALVLACLLAVIRVLAIPGLNAATVLFISFFRGTPLLVQLFLFYYGLPQVFSALTEINGITATILGLTLHFSAYMAESIRAAIVGVDRSQTEAALSIGMTNAQLMRRIVLPQATRVAVPTLMNYFIDMIKATSLAFTLGVTELMGATQKEAAGSFLYFEAFIMVAVLYWGIVELLAWLQRRLEARFNEAYQR; translated from the coding sequence ATGAGTGTGCTCGATTTCGATTACATGCTGGGGCTACTGCCGGTTCTGCTTCGCTATCTGCCCCTGACGCTCGAGATGGCGGCGGCTGGCATGGCGCTGGCCCTGGTGCTGGCCTGCCTGCTGGCCGTGATCCGGGTGCTGGCGATTCCAGGCCTGAATGCGGCCACCGTGCTGTTCATCTCGTTCTTCCGCGGCACGCCGCTGCTGGTGCAGCTGTTCCTGTTTTATTACGGGCTGCCCCAGGTGTTCAGTGCCCTGACCGAGATCAACGGCATCACCGCCACCATCCTCGGCCTGACCCTGCACTTCTCCGCCTACATGGCGGAGTCGATCCGCGCCGCCATCGTCGGCGTGGATCGCAGCCAGACCGAGGCGGCGCTGTCGATCGGCATGACCAACGCTCAGCTGATGCGCCGCATCGTGCTGCCCCAGGCGACCCGGGTCGCGGTGCCGACCCTGATGAACTACTTCATCGACATGATCAAGGCCACGTCGCTGGCCTTCACCCTGGGCGTCACGGAGCTGATGGGGGCCACCCAGAAGGAGGCCGCCGGCAGCTTCCTCTACTTCGAGGCCTTCATCATGGTCGCGGTGCTTTACTGGGGCATCGTCGAGCTGCTGGCCTGGCTGCAGCGACGCCTGGAGGCAAGATTCAACGAGGCCTATCAACGATGA
- the rimK gene encoding 30S ribosomal protein S6--L-glutamate ligase — translation MHIALLSRNRHLYSTRRLIEAAEQRGHSIRVVDTLRCYMNITSHRPSIHYKGEELETFDAVIPRIGSSVTFYGCAVLRQFEMMGTYVLNDNVAITRSRDKLRSLQLLSRKGVGLPVTGFAHSPDDIPDLITMVKGAPLVIKLLEGTQGIGVVLAETNQAAESVIQAFMGMKANIMVQEYIKEAKGADIRCLVIGDKVVASMKRQAAEGEFRSNLHRGGSASVIRITPEERSTAIRAAKAMGLRVAGVDLLRSNHGPVIMEVNSSPGLQGIETATGKDIAGQIVEHLEKYAAPKFKAPPKPKG, via the coding sequence ATGCATATCGCCCTGCTTTCCCGCAATCGCCATCTCTATTCGACTCGCCGCCTGATCGAGGCGGCGGAGCAGCGCGGCCATAGCATCCGGGTCGTCGATACCCTGCGCTGCTACATGAACATCACCTCGCACCGGCCGTCGATCCACTACAAGGGCGAGGAGCTCGAGACCTTCGATGCGGTGATTCCCCGTATCGGTTCTTCGGTGACCTTCTACGGCTGTGCGGTACTGCGCCAGTTCGAGATGATGGGCACCTACGTGCTCAACGACAACGTGGCCATCACCCGTTCCCGGGACAAGCTGCGCTCCCTGCAGCTGTTGTCGCGCAAGGGCGTGGGGCTGCCGGTGACCGGCTTCGCCCACTCCCCCGACGACATCCCGGACCTGATCACCATGGTCAAGGGGGCGCCGCTGGTCATCAAGCTGCTGGAAGGCACCCAAGGCATCGGCGTCGTGCTGGCCGAGACCAACCAGGCGGCAGAGAGCGTGATCCAGGCCTTCATGGGCATGAAGGCCAACATCATGGTTCAGGAGTACATCAAGGAAGCCAAGGGCGCCGATATCCGCTGCCTGGTGATCGGTGACAAGGTGGTGGCCTCGATGAAGCGCCAGGCCGCCGAGGGCGAATTCCGCTCCAACCTGCATCGAGGCGGGAGCGCCAGCGTGATCCGCATCACCCCGGAGGAACGCTCCACCGCGATCCGCGCCGCCAAGGCCATGGGACTGCGGGTCGCCGGGGTCGACCTGTTGCGCTCGAACCATGGGCCGGTGATCATGGAGGTCAATTCATCGCCAGGGCTTCAGGGCATCGAGACCGCCACCGGCAAGGACATCGCCGGCCAGATCGTCGAGCACCTGGAAAAGTACGCCGCCCCGAAGTTCAAGGCCCCGCCGAAGCCCAAGGGCTGA
- a CDS encoding RimK/LysX family protein, translating to MKALPYQAKAVIGRREMVTLPELGLTLCCKADTGARTSALHAEEIETYEEDGHVWVSFVTRGGGPGSPPHPVRLHLHDRRLVTSSNGQSEWRFVVRTRLQMGELDFPAELSLTHRGDMRHPMLLGRRAMRRLLVAPGAAFLHGEP from the coding sequence ATGAAAGCACTGCCCTATCAGGCCAAGGCGGTCATCGGTCGCCGCGAGATGGTCACACTCCCCGAGCTGGGCCTGACCCTTTGCTGCAAGGCCGATACCGGTGCGCGCACCTCGGCCCTGCACGCCGAGGAGATCGAGACCTACGAGGAAGACGGCCATGTCTGGGTCAGCTTCGTGACCCGGGGAGGCGGGCCTGGCAGCCCGCCCCACCCGGTGCGCCTGCACCTGCATGACCGCCGACTGGTGACCAGCTCCAACGGCCAGTCCGAATGGCGCTTCGTGGTGCGCACCCGCCTGCAGATGGGTGAGCTCGACTTCCCGGCGGAGCTGAGCCTGACGCACCGGGGCGACATGCGTCACCCGATGCTGCTCGGCCGGCGCGCCATGCGCCGCCTACTGGTCGCGCCCGGCGCCGCCTTCCTTCACGGCGAGCCCTGA
- a CDS encoding ElyC/SanA/YdcF family protein encodes MYLKWAKALRVVLMLLGALVVCLALVGAVASLWMVERTRGRIDHQLSQCVQSPVGIVFGTSLWSRQGGRNPYFAARIEAAAALMRERRVDHLLLSGDNRTRYYNEPVSMWRELRARRVRDVDMTLDYAGFSTFDTLVRAQAVFGVERALLISQDWHLPRAMFIADALGLEVEGCAVQPEAVDGGWRLRAREWLARLATLGDLYLWGRKAYFLGPEEPLEVAPPPRVSRSAVAAAIGLQEVGEGQEVRGGRAKGARDGVTGAGSEKAASKKAVSAPLSAVDTVPESASGSPSSSAR; translated from the coding sequence ATGTACCTGAAATGGGCCAAGGCCCTGAGAGTCGTCCTGATGCTGCTGGGTGCCCTGGTGGTATGTCTGGCGCTGGTCGGGGCGGTGGCGAGCCTGTGGATGGTCGAGCGCACCCGGGGGCGCATCGATCATCAGCTCTCGCAGTGTGTCCAGTCGCCGGTCGGCATCGTCTTCGGCACCTCGCTCTGGAGTCGTCAGGGCGGGCGCAATCCCTACTTCGCGGCGCGTATCGAGGCCGCCGCCGCCCTGATGCGCGAGCGGCGCGTCGACCATCTCCTGCTGTCCGGCGACAACCGCACCCGCTACTACAACGAGCCCGTGAGCATGTGGCGTGAGCTGCGCGCCCGTCGCGTGCGGGACGTGGACATGACGCTGGATTACGCCGGCTTCAGCACCTTCGATACTCTGGTCCGGGCTCAGGCGGTGTTCGGCGTCGAGCGGGCGCTGCTGATCAGTCAGGACTGGCACTTGCCGCGGGCCATGTTTATCGCCGATGCCCTGGGCCTCGAGGTCGAGGGCTGTGCGGTACAGCCCGAGGCGGTGGACGGTGGCTGGCGCTTGCGGGCTCGGGAGTGGCTCGCACGACTGGCGACCCTGGGCGATCTCTATCTCTGGGGGCGGAAGGCCTACTTCCTGGGCCCCGAGGAGCCGTTGGAGGTGGCGCCTCCGCCGCGGGTCTCGAGGAGTGCCGTGGCGGCCGCCATTGGACTGCAGGAGGTGGGGGAAGGGCAGGAGGTGCGCGGCGGGCGTGCCAAGGGCGCACGCGATGGCGTGACGGGCGCCGGCAGTGAAAAGGCGGCCAGCAAGAAAGCGGTCAGCGCGCCTCTTTCTGCAGTCGATACAGTTCCCGAATCAGCGTCCGGCAGCCCTTCCAGCAGCGCTCGATGA
- a CDS encoding YqcC family protein, producing MSVHQQLDEAVRRLEATLKASDLWRVEEPSAEALASQQPFCVDTMSLPQWLRFVFIARLDAMIAAKAVLPANCSVAPAADLYLKQEQARAGDRLLVVKAIEEVDQVINEAS from the coding sequence ATGAGCGTTCACCAGCAACTCGACGAGGCGGTTCGCCGTCTGGAAGCGACCCTCAAGGCCTCGGACCTGTGGCGCGTAGAAGAGCCCTCGGCCGAGGCGCTGGCCAGCCAGCAGCCGTTCTGTGTCGATACCATGTCACTGCCTCAGTGGCTGCGCTTCGTCTTCATCGCGCGCCTCGATGCCATGATTGCCGCAAAAGCGGTACTGCCTGCCAACTGCAGTGTGGCACCGGCGGCCGATCTGTATCTCAAGCAGGAACAGGCGCGTGCCGGCGATCGGCTGCTGGTGGTCAAGGCCATCGAGGAAGTCGATCAGGTGATCAACGAGGCCTCCTGA
- a CDS encoding amino acid ABC transporter ATP-binding protein, whose amino-acid sequence MIAVEGLIKRFQGNAVLDGIDLKIERGEIIVVIGPSGTGKSTLLRCLNFLERPDAGRIRVGDLEVDVTRPRKADILALRRATAFVFQNYALFANKTALENIAEGLVVVNRWPKAKAHARAREILERIGLADKADAYPASLSGGQQQRVGIGRAMAAQAEVILFDEPTSSLDPEWVEEVLGLMKQLAAERQTMLVVTHEMAFARDVADRVIFMEGGRIVEQGPPSELFSSPRDPRTRDFLRKVLANQPPLEH is encoded by the coding sequence ATGATCGCGGTAGAAGGACTGATCAAGCGCTTTCAGGGCAATGCGGTGCTCGATGGCATCGACCTGAAGATCGAACGGGGCGAGATCATCGTGGTGATCGGCCCGTCCGGGACCGGCAAGTCGACACTGTTGCGCTGTTTGAATTTCCTCGAGCGCCCGGATGCCGGGCGGATTCGCGTCGGCGATCTCGAGGTCGATGTCACCCGGCCTCGCAAGGCGGATATTCTGGCGCTGCGTCGCGCCACCGCCTTCGTGTTCCAGAACTATGCGCTGTTCGCCAACAAGACGGCGCTTGAGAACATCGCCGAGGGCCTGGTGGTGGTCAATCGCTGGCCCAAGGCCAAGGCGCACGCCCGGGCCCGCGAGATCCTCGAGCGCATCGGTCTTGCCGACAAGGCCGATGCCTATCCGGCCTCGCTGTCGGGAGGGCAGCAGCAGAGGGTCGGTATCGGGCGCGCCATGGCGGCTCAGGCCGAGGTGATCCTGTTCGATGAACCGACCTCGTCGCTGGACCCGGAGTGGGTCGAGGAGGTGCTGGGGCTGATGAAGCAGCTGGCCGCCGAGAGACAGACCATGCTGGTGGTGACCCACGAGATGGCCTTCGCCCGGGATGTGGCCGACCGGGTGATCTTCATGGAGGGCGGGCGCATCGTCGAGCAGGGACCACCCTCCGAGCTGTTCTCGTCGCCTCGCGACCCGCGCACCCGGGACTTCCTGCGCAAGGTGTTGGCGAATCAGCCGCCATTGGAGCACTGA
- a CDS encoding gamma-glutamylcyclotransferase family protein, with translation MPYYFAYGSNMNMARVDARIGETRRALAGVLNDYRLRFDKASRVPGIAHANVQWARGQRVEGALFELTHPDQITLMDPFEGHPHDYRRVRESVHTDEGRIEAWVYVAQPDRIAEALRPAREYLAHLLAGEDFLSAEYHAALARVEAVEGLDDESLAALGLHRHTPR, from the coding sequence ATGCCTTACTACTTTGCCTACGGCAGCAACATGAACATGGCTCGAGTCGATGCGCGGATCGGCGAGACCCGGCGTGCCCTGGCCGGCGTGCTCAACGATTATCGGCTGCGTTTCGACAAGGCGTCCCGGGTTCCCGGGATCGCCCATGCCAACGTCCAGTGGGCCAGGGGGCAGCGGGTCGAGGGGGCGCTCTTCGAGCTGACGCATCCCGACCAGATCACGCTGATGGATCCCTTCGAGGGGCATCCGCACGATTACCGCCGGGTGCGCGAGTCGGTGCATACCGACGAGGGCCGCATCGAGGCCTGGGTCTATGTCGCCCAGCCGGATCGTATCGCCGAGGCGCTGAGACCGGCGCGGGAATACCTGGCCCATCTGCTGGCCGGAGAGGACTTCCTGTCGGCGGAGTATCATGCGGCCCTGGCGCGGGTCGAGGCCGTCGAGGGACTCGATGACGAAAGCCTGGCGGCGCTGGGGCTGCATCGGCATACCCCGCGCTGA